From Channa argus isolate prfri chromosome 18, Channa argus male v1.0, whole genome shotgun sequence, the proteins below share one genomic window:
- the cercam gene encoding procollagen galactosyltransferase 2 codes for MLLHFLVLGALLFQAGGYFSEEKYPEESKMQPPTVVIAIIARNAAHSLPYYLGALEKLNYPKDRISVWAATDHNSDNTTAILKEWLTIMQKFYHYVEWRPMDQPMSYTGELGPKHWPNSRYEYVMKLKQAALNFARKRWADYILYADTDNILTNPETLNLLIAENKSVIAPMLDSQGAYSNFWCGITPQGYYRRTAEYFPTRHRHRLGCFPVPMVHSTMLLDLRKEGMKKLAFYPPHEDYSWPYDDIIVFAFSCRAAEIQMYLCNQERYGYINVPAKPHQTLEDDRINFVHLHLESIIDGPPMYPSRFVHMFPKQRDLMGFDEIYLINLRRRRDRRERMLFSLNELEVDVKVVDAVDGNALNSSDIKILGVDLLPGYYDPFSGRTLTKGEVGCFLSHYYIWKEIVDMQMDKALVFEDDVRFQANFKRRVLKLMEEVEQVELDWDIIYFGRKQVNPGKEEAVENVHNLVVADYSYWTLSYAISQQGAQKLLNAEPLSKMLPVDEFLPIMYDKHPNEDYKSHFLNRNLQAFSARPLLVQPCHYAGDPQWVSDTETSTLWDDDTVRTDWRGSHKTLKGAAPPPEMLSSAYRDEL; via the exons ATGTTACTCCACTTTCTAGTTTTAGGGGCCTTACTTTTCCAGGCAGGGGGTTACTTTTCGGAGGAAAAGTATCCGGAGGAGTCGAAAATGCAGCCTCCTACTGTGGTGATCGCTATCATAGCGAGAAACGCTGCTCACTCCCTGCCGTACTACCTCGGAGCTCTGGAGAAACTCAACTATCCCAAAGATCGCATCTCAGTGTG GGCTGCCACTGATCACAACTCCGATAACACCACAGCCATACTAAAAGAGTGGCTTACCATCATGCAGAAATTTTACCATTATGTTGAGTGGAGACCAATGGATCAGCCCAT GTCTTATACAGGAGAGCTTGGTCCTAAGCACTGGCCCAACAGCAGATATGAGTATGTGATGAAGTTGAAGCAGGCAGCACTGAACTTTGCCAGGAAACGCTGGGCTGACTACATCCTG TATGCTGACACAGACAATATCCTCACCAATCCAGAAACCCTCAACCTGCTGATAGCAGAGAACAAGTCAGTCATCGCCCCCATGCTTGACTCTCAGGGAGCATACTCAAACTTCTGGTGTGGCATCACTCCGCAG GGATATTATCGTCGTACAGCAGAGTATTTCCCCACCCGTCACCGTCACAGACTGGGCTGCTTCCCAGTGCCTATGGTCCACTCCACCATGCTGCTAGATTTAAGAAAGGAGGGCATGAAGAAACTGGCTTTCTACCCTCCTCATGAGGACTACTCGTGGCCTTACGATGACATCATCGTGTTCGCCTTCTCCTGCCGCGCTGCAG AGATCCAGATGTACTTGTGTAACCAAGAGCGCTATGGCTACATAAACGTCCCAGCCAAGCCTCATCAGACCCTAGAAGATGATCGCATCAACTTTGTCCATCTCCACCTTGAATCCATCA TTGATGGGCCACCCATGTATCCCTCTCGCTTTGTCCACATGTTCCCTAAACAGAGAGACCTCATGGGTTTTGATGAG ATATATTTAATAAACCTGCGACGCCGCCGGGACCGCAGAGAGAGGATGCTGTTTTCTCTGAATGAACTGGAGGTTGACGTCAAGGTGGTGGATGCTGTGGATGGAAA TGCATTGAACAGTAGTGACATTAAGATCCTGGGCGTCGATCTGCTGCCAGGCTACTACGACCCATTCTCTGGACGAACTCTGACAAAAGGAGAGGTCGGCTGCTTCCTCAGCCATTACTACATCTGGAAGGAG ATTGTCGACATGCAGATGGACAAAGCTCTGGTCTTTGAAGACGACGTTCGTTTCCAGGCCAACTTCAAACGACGAGTCCTCAAACTTATGGAAGAGGTGGAGCAGGTGGAGCTGGACTGGGACATCAT ATACTTTGGAAGGAAGCAGGTAAATCCTGGAAAGGAAGAGGCGGTGGAGAACGTTCATAACTTGGTGGTGGCTGACTACTCCTATTGGACACTGTCGTACGCCATCTCACAGCAGGGAGCTCAAAAACTACTCAATGCTGAGCCGCTTTCTAAAATGCTGCCGGTGGATGAATTCCTCCCCATCATGTATGACAAACATCCCAA TGAAGACTACAAATCCCATTTCCTCAACAGAAATTTACAAGCCTTCAGCGCACGCCCCCTTCTGGTGCAGCCTTGTCATTATGCTGGTGATCCCCAGTGGGTGAGTGACACAGAGACTTCCACACTGTGGGACGATGACACGGTGCGGACCGATTGGAGGGGTTCCCACAAGACCCTGAAAGGGGCTGCTCCGCCTCCAGAGATGCTATCATCAGCCTATAGGGATGAACTTTAG